One Alnus glutinosa chromosome 3, dhAlnGlut1.1, whole genome shotgun sequence genomic region harbors:
- the LOC133862890 gene encoding 17.3 kDa class I heat shock protein-like, giving the protein MSLVPSIFGRRSNVFDPFSLEVWDPFEGFPISFPQRSDFLSTETSSVAHTKVDWKETPTAHVFKADVPGLKKEEVKVEVEDGRVLQISGERSHKREEKTDTWHRVERSSGKFSRRFRLPENAKLEEVKAAMEDGVLTVTVPKVEAKNPDVRSIHISG; this is encoded by the coding sequence ATGTCGCTGGTTCCATCGATCTTCGGGCGCCGATCCAACGTGTTCGACCCGTTCTCACTGGAGGTTTGGGATCCATTCGAGGGCTTCCCCATTTCTTTCCCTCAACGCTCCGATTTCCTTTCCACCGAGACTTCGTCCGTCGCGCACACGAAGGTGGACTGGAAGGAGACCCCGACGGCGCACGTCTTCAAGGCGGACGTGCCGGGGTTGAAGAAGGAGGAGGTgaaggtggaggtggaggaCGGCCGGGTGCTCCAGATCAGCGGCGAGCGGAGCCACAAGCGCGAGGAGAAGACTGACACCTGGCACCGCGTGGAGCGCAGCAGTGGAAAGTTCTCGAGGAGGTTCAGGCTGCCGGAGAACGCCAAGTTGGAGGAGGTCAAGGCTGCCATGGAGGACGGGGTGCTCACCGTGACCGTGCCCAAGGTGGAGGCCAAGAATCCTGATGTGAGGTCAATTCACATATCTGGCTAG
- the LOC133862889 gene encoding uncharacterized protein LOC133862889 — protein sequence MRKLCPNYDREDGLDTVLEVPIPEEMFCNKSTNRSWQNMKSWMKPTAEKSQHSLATVFGSRNAEIQLLLGVVGAPLIPLPIHCDHQPINRNIKDHPIDVSMAKYIVQQYIAAVGGENAISSIDSMYAMGKVRMAASEFCAGEGSLNNSKVVKVKSVRHGGGEMGAFVLWQKRPELWCLELVVSGCKISAGSDGKVAWRQTPWHHSHASRGPPRPLRRFLQGLDPMSTANLFSNSVCIGEKAINGEDCFMLKLEAESSTLRARSGSNVEILRHTVWGYFSQRTGLLVQLEDSHLLRIKASGNDSIYWETTMESLIQDYRTIDGINIAHAGKTSVSLFRFGESPESHSRTRMEEAWTIEEVDFNIKGLSIDCFLPPADLKKEEEVCVVTTNTRLPLRIRSASSRISSSKVVALNVEDSDIIDSDHEES from the exons ATGAGGAAGCTCTGCCCCAACTATGATCGTGAAGATGGGCTCGATACAGTTCTGGAGGTCCCAATCCCAGAAGAAATGTTCTGCAACAAGAGCACCAACAGGTCATGGCAAAACATGAAGTCATGGATGAAGCCAACCGCTGAAAAATCACAGCACTCCCTGGCAACCGTCTTTGGAAGCCGGAACGCCGAGATCCAGCTCTTGCTTGGCGTCGTCGGAGCTCCATTAATCCCTCTTCCTATCCACTGCGATCACCAACCCATCAACCGCAACATCAAAGACCATCCTATT GACGTTTCGATGGCGAAATATATAGTGCAACAGTACATAGCGGCAGTAGGGGGAGAGAATGCTATAAGTTCCATAGACAGCATGTACGCGATGGGGAAGGTGAGAATGGCGGCTTCCGAGTTCTGCGCAGGAGAAGGGAGCTTGAACAACAGTAAGGTGGTGAAGGTGAAGAGCGTGAGACATGGGGGTGGAGAGATGGGAGCGTTTGTACTGTGGCAGAAAAGGCCAGAGCTTTGGTGCCTGGAGCTCGTCGTCTCCGGGTGCAAGATTAGCGCCGGGAGTGATGGCAAGGTGGCTTGGAGGCAGACCCCTTGGCACCACTCTCACGCCTCCCGTGGCCCACCTAGGCCTCTTCGCCGTTTCTTACAG GGTCTTGATCCAATGTCCACAGCAAATTTATTCTCCAATTCTGTCTGCATTGGCGAGAAGGCAATCAACGGTGAAGACTGTTTCATGCTAAAACTTGAGGCTGAATCCTCAACACTAAGAGCAAGAAGCGGCAGCAACGTGGAAATATTAAGGCACACGGTGTGGGGCTACTTCAGCCAACGAACAGGCCTCTTGGTCCAACTAGAAGACTCCCACCTCCTCAGAATCAAAGCCTCCGGAAATGACAGCATCTATTGGGAGACCACCATGGAGTCATTGATCCAAGACTACCGAACCATCGACGGCATCAACATTGCACACGCCGGCAAGACCTCGGTTTCTCTGTTTAGGTTCGGCGAGAGCCCGGAAAGCCATTCTAGGACCCGCATGGAAGAGGCTTGGACCATCGAAGAAGTCGATTTCAACATAAAGGGATTGTCCATAGATTGCTTCTTGCCTCCTGCTGACctaaagaaagaggaagaagtatGCGTTGTAACGACTAATACGCGGCTACCATTAAGGATTCGATCAGCTTCTTCTAGGATTAGTTCCTCAAAGGTAGTTGCTCTCAATGTCGAAGACTCGGACATCATTGACAGTGATCATGAAGAGTCATGA